The genomic region GCGCAGGACCAGACGGCGGCGACCAGCGGCCGCGCGAAGTGCTCGACGAAGTAATCGGAGAATCCGTGCCGCCGCACGAAGTCACCCAAAGGCTCGCCGTCGCCGGCTGACTCGTCGGCGAGCAGTGCGCTCGCGACGCGGTGAAACCTTCGCACCTCGGCGAGCATCAGCAGGTAGCGGGGCTTGGCCAGCGACCCGATCGAGGGGAACAGGCCGCCAATCCCGCGGGCCCCCGCGTACTCCAGTCCGGAGACATCGTCACGCACCGACATCGACATGTCGGTGTCGTTGGTGGCGATACCCAGCTCGCCGAACAGCCGGCACAGTGTCGGATAGGTGCGGTCGTTGTGCACCAGGAACGCCGAGTCGATGCCGATGACCCTGCCGTCTCCGTCGTCGACGAAATGGGTGTGCGCGTGCCCGCCGAGGCGGGTGTCGGCCTCGTACAGCGTCACCTGGTCGCGCGCCGAGAGCACATGGGCTGCCGTGAGGCCGGCGATTCCGCTCCCGATCACGGCGATCGAGCGTCCTAGCTGGTCTTCTCGTTCCACACTCCCTATTCGGAGCCGGGCGCGGAGTGGATGGGTCTAGACGGGGCGCCAGGTGCGGGCCGCCGTCACGAGCCCGTCGACCAGCAGTGAGGTGGCGCGGGTCAGTCCGTCCTCGCCCACCGGACCGCTGCGCGGGCTGGTGCCGCGCACTCGGGGCGTGAGCTCGAGTTGGGTGCCACCACCCCGCGGCTTGTTCACGGGGTTGTCCGGGTGCATCCCGCGTAGCTCACGCGGGATGGAGTCCAGGTCGGTGATCACCTGATAGCCGGGCAGCGCAACGGTGTCGGCGAGATGCGCGGCCAATGCGCGGTTGCGGCCACCGGCGAGTAGGTGGGTGCTGCGGCCGATGCGTCCGTAGCCGTGCAGTGAGACCGCGAACTCGACGTGGTCGAGGAACTCCGCGAGACGGTCGGACTCTGCGGCGGCATAGGACGCCGACGACAGATGGTATGGGTAGTTGTCGGGGTGGCGCACGGCGTAGACCGACGCGCCGGCGGCCTCGGCGGCGCGTTCGGCGATGACGTCGGTCATCTGCTCCAGGCCGCCGCCGTGGATCGCGAGGAAGCCGAATCCCGACCGCAGCGTGCTGGACTCCTCGACATGAGGATCGGCCAGCAGTTCTGAGAGTGATTGCGGCCCAGGCTTTTCAGTCGGTGCCAGGGCGCGCGGCCAGTGCTTCGGATCCCACCGGTGCAGGAAGTCCACCCAACGCTGCGGCAGCCCGTGGTGGCGCGCGCCGTCGATGACCCGCTCCAGGTATCCGGGGCGCGGGGCACCGGGTTCGACGCGGTGGTCGATGTAGACCCAGGCGTGGCGCGGGCCGTGCTCGGTATGCACGACGAGTTTGTCGCGGCGGTACCGGACGGGCACACCCTCGGCGCTGTCGAGGACGTCCAGATCGCTGTCGCTGACCTGCCAGAGCACGCCGTGCACCTCGGCTCCGTCGACGGGTTCCACGGTCGCGACGCCGCGCTCGTTGATCAGCCAGTCGTGGTCGGCGAGGGTGGCCGGCAGCGGGTTGAGCGCATCGGGGCAGCGCTGCGCCATCTGCGCAACGTTCAGGTTCGATCCGTACGCGAAGTACGGCTGCATTCAGCCTGTGACGGTCAGGTAGATCAACACCACGTTCAACACCGTAATCACTCCGGCGACCAACCATCCGAGCGCGGTGGTCACGCGGTGGTTGACGTCGGCGCCCATCAGCACGCGATTGCTGGTCAGGCGTACCAGCGGGATCAGGGCGAACGGGATGCCGAACGACAGCACGACCTGTGAGAGCACCAGCGCCCGGCTGGGGTCCACGCCGATGGCCAGGATCACGAGTGCGGGGATCAGCGTCACCAGCCGCCGCAGCAGCAGCGGGTAGCTGCGCCGCAGCAGGCCCTGCATGATCATCGCTCCGGCGTAGGCCCCCACCGACGTCGAGGCGAGACCTGAGGCGAGCAGTCCGATGGCGAAGAACAGGGCGACCGTGTGGCCCAACGTGTTCTGCACCGCAGCGTGGGCGCCCTCGATGGAGTCGGTGTTCTCCATGCCCTGCAGGTTGGTCGCGGCGACCAGCAGCATCGCGAGGTTCACCGCCCCCGCGACGAGCATGGCGAGGCCGACGTCGTAGCGGGTGATCCGCAGTAGGCGGCGTCGCGGGGCGCCCGCCTCGGGATGACCGTGCCTGTCGCGCGCAAGCCCCGAGTGCAGGTAGACGGCGTGCGGCATCACGGTCGCCCCGAGCATGGCGGTGGCCAGCAGGATGCTCTCCGGGCCGTCGAACCGGGGGAGCAGGCCGCCCGCCACGTCTGCCGGTGACGGCGGCGCGACGAACAGGCTGGTGAGGAAGCCGATCGCGATGACGAGCAGCAGCCCGGTGATGACGCGCTCGAACATCCGCTGGCCGCGGCGGTCCTGGACGGCCAGCAACAGCAGTGAGACGGCGCCGGTGATCACGCCGCCGATGAGTAGCGGCAGGTCGAATAGCAGGTAGAGCGCTATCGCACCACCGACGACCTCGGCGAGATCAGTTGCCATCGCGACGAATTCGGCCTGCAGCCAGTACGCGATACGTGTGCGGGTGCGGGAGTGGTCGGCCACCGCCTCGGGCAGGCTGCGCCCGGTGACGAGGCCGAGCTTGGCCGACAGGTACTGCACCAGGCCGGCCATGACGTTGGCGACCAGGATCACCCACACCAGGAGGAACCCGAACTGGGCGCCTGCACTGACGTTGGCGGCGACGTTGCCGGGGTCGACGTAGGCGATTGCGGCGACGAATGCCGGGCCGAGCAGCAGCATGCCCGGGCGTACCCGTGCCTTGGTTTCGATTGCCAACGAACTCACTCTCTATCCGGGACGGCGAATAGAAAAGTTAGGTTAGCCGAAACCCTCAGGTCATGGCAATCGTGCCCCTGTTTTCAGGGCCGGGCGCTACCAGATGCCGAAGACGAAGCCGCCGCCGTACGGCCAGCCGTAGAAGGGGCCGTTGTTCATCGCGGGCGGCGATGTCGTGATCGAGTTGCTGCCGTTTGTGGCGCACTGCGTGGTGTTTGGGGCGGTGTTCACACACGTGGGCTGGGCCGCGGCCACTGGCGCTGCCAGGACCGCGAGGCACAAACCGATGGCCGCCAGTAGCGGCACCGAATAGCGAGACGTGATGGTCATGACCTGCTCCGATCGCTGCAGCAATGATACGCCGCAGAGCGCAGGTCAGGACCGTCAGCGCCGCGTCAAAAAACGAAGAACCGTCAAAAAACGAAGACCGTTATAGAACGAAGAACTCGTCGTCCCACGGGAACATGCCGTAGCCGGGCTCGGGCGGGGTGGCGTCGATCTGGACGTTGCCGGGGCTGGCGCAGTCGGTGGTCTGGCCGCCCTCGACGGATGACCCGCCGGTGACCTCGCACTGGGGCAGAAGCGGGTTGGGGGGCTCCGCGGCGGCGGTGGGGGCGGCCGCGACAGCGACGCCGACACCGGCGGCGAAAATCATTGGAACGACGAAGCGAAGTGCACTCATTTGACTCTCCTCAGTCTCGGGCAACCGCGTCAATTGGGAGCGTACAGCCCTCGTCCCGTCACCAGTGGAAGGTCCAGGGTCGTGCGGATTCCGGGCGGTGCCGCAACCACTTCCGGGATGGCGTTGACGACTCTGGCTGCCGTCGCCACCAGCCCCGCGTGGTTGTGATCGCCTTTGCGGCTACTGAGACACAGGTCGAGTGCATAGGACGGTTCGCCGGTGATCTCGATGCGGTAGGAGCCGCCCTCCTGCGCGGGTTGCGGCCACTCCGGATGCAGGTCATCGCGGAGGCGGGTGACGTGTTCGAGAACGACTGCCGCCTTGCCGTCCTTCATTCCGCGAACCTCGAACCGCAGCGCGGCGGCGGTGCCCTTCGCGATGTGTCCGGAGGCGATGTCGAAGTCCTCCGGTGCCGGTGTCCGCGTGTGGGTCTCGGTGACCTCGTCGAGTTCGATGCCCAGTCCGGCGGCCAACTGCCGAACCACCGAACCCCACGCCAGGCTCAGTACCCCCGGCTGCAGCAGCATCGGGGTCTCATCGAGCGGCCTGCCGAAGCCCATCACGTCGAACATCACCGTGGCGCTGTCATAGGTGTCGTAGTTGATGATCTCCATGCACCGGATCTGCTCGATGCTCTGGCAGGTTCCGGCGAGCGCCATCGGCAGCAGGTCGTTGGCGAAGCCCGGATCGATGCCGCCGATGAACAGACTGGCCTGGCCGGACGCCGCCGCGTCTGCGATCGGGGCAATCATGTTCTCGGGCAGTGTCTGCCACGGGTACTGCAGGAAAACCGCGCTGCTGCCGACGAGGTTGACGCCCGCCGCCAGGATGCGCCGGTAGTCCTCGAGCGCCTCGACCAGGCGGTTGTCCGCCATTGCGGTGTACACGGCGCAGTCGGGTTCGGTGGCGAGCACGTCGTCGAGATCGGTGGTGGCGATGATGCCCGTCTCTATGTCGAGCCCGGCGAGTTCACCGGCGTCCTTGCCCTTCTTGGAGTCCGACGACACCCAGACGGCGGTCAGCTCGAAGCGGGGGTCGTTGATCAGCTGGGTCAGCGCGTGCTGGCCAACGTTTCCGGTGCCGATCGCGGCGACTTTGATGGGCAACTCGGTGCTCCTCACAGATCGGGGATGGGAAGGTCGAGGTTGGGGAACGTGAGGCCGCCGTCGACCTCAAGGGTCTTACCGGTCAGGTAGCTACCGGCCGGCGACGCGAGATAGACAGCGGCAGCGGCGATGTCGACCGGATCGCCGAGACGGCGCATCGGGGTGGCCTTCTCCATCGGCTCGCGAAGGCTGTCGTTGGAGGCCACCACGTCCAGCGCGGAGGTCAGGATCGAACCCGGTGCGATGGCGTTGACTCGGATGCGCGGTGCGAGGTCCAGTGCGGACAGTCGGGTGTAGTGCGCGAGTGCGGCCTTGGCGGTGCCGTAGGCGGCGAATCCGCGACCGGCGGTCCGGCCCATCGTCGAGGTGATGTTGATGATGCTTCCGCCGCCCGAGTGCTCGAGCATCAGCGGGACGGCCGCCGTCGTCAGCGCGTGGGCGGTCGCGACGTTGAAGGTGAAGGCGTCGCGCAGGTCCTTCGTCGAGGTGTTCAGTAGCGCGTTGGGCATCGTGCCGCCGACATTGTTGACGACGATGTCTAGTTTGCCGAACGCCTCGACTGCCGCGGCCGCGAGCCTGGCGGTGTCCTCGGGGTGGGCGAGGTCGGCGACGACGACGTGGGCTTTGCGGCCGACGCCCCTTATCTGCTCAGCCACCTCGTCGAGCTGGGACTGTGTGCGCGCCGCGATCACCACGTCCGCACCGGCTTCGGCGAACGCCAGCGCCATCGCGGCACCGAGTCCGCGGCCCGCCCCGGTGACCACAGCCACCTGGTCGTCGAGCTTGAACCTGTCGAGAATCATGTGTTCCTCACTTCCCTAGCCGGGCGTCACGGTAACAAGGGTTACGGCCCGGCGTGGTCGGTTTCTGGAACACGTTCTAGTTTGGGTGCGAGTGTGACTGCCTTCCAATCGCCGAGATCTGCGCACGCGTCGTGAATTCGCGACGCGAGCGACGCTGATGCAGAAGTCGGCGTGAAATGCGCGACTTCTGCACAGGCGTCGTTCCATCCACAGGCAGGCGGCGCCCGATCGCTGTTCCGAACGCGACTCGTCTGCTGCCTCGGCCAGCGTTCAGGGCATGTGGATACCTTTCGTTGGTAGCGAGGCGATCAGCGCCGGCAGTCTGACGCCCGGTGCTCTGCGGTGGAATCACCTGGCGTTGCATCCAGGGGTCTACGTACCGAAGAACGCTGAGCAGACCCTGTTCACGCGGACCGTCGCGACGTGGCTCTGGTCTGGGCGCCGAGGCGTCATCGCCGGGCGGGCTGCGGCGGCCCTGCACGGCGCGCGATGGGTCGACGACCCGACGCCGATCGAAGTGATTGCCGAACACACCCGCCCCCGACCGGGCGTCGTCGTGCACGAGGAACGGATCGCGCCCGATGAGATCGTCCGCATCGGCGAGATCCCAGTGACGTCGCTCGCGCGGACGGCGCTCGACCTCGGCCGACATCTCCCGCGCGACATCGCGGTGCCTCACCTCGACGCACTGGCCGCCGCGATCGGTGTGTCAGGCATCGAGGTGGCCGACCTACTTGAGCGGTACCGCGGCGCGAGGGGAGTCCGGCGTGCGCGAGAGGCACTGGCGCTGATGGACGGCGGCGCACAGTCACCGAAGGAGACGTGGTTGCGACTGCTGCTCATCGATGCGGGTCTACCCGCCCCGCGAACGCAGATCCGCGTCAGCGACGGTTTCCGTGAGGCGTTCATCGACATGGGATACGACGAGCCGATGGTGGGCCTGGACTACGAGGGCGCACACCACAGCACCAAGCGGACCCAGTACGTGCACGACATCTGGCGCGCCGAACTCATTGATCGCCAGGGCTGGATTGACCTCCGGGTCGTCGCCGAGCACAGCCGCCAGTTCATCCTGCACCGAGTCCGTGAGGCGTTCGCACGCCGCGGATTCACGCCGCCACCTTCGCCGAGATCTGCAGGGCGGTCGTAAATTCACGACGCGAGCGACGCTGGTGCAGAAGTCGCGGGGCCGCAGGACGCGGCTACTCGGCAGCGCGGGTCACGTACACGACCCGGGTGCCGAAGGCCAGGTCCTGAATCGAGCGGCGTCTGCTGTCGACTGCCACCCAGGCCAGCCCGATGGGCAGCACGACGCACGCGATGGCTCGCAGTAGCGCCGACACCACCGACATCCGCTCGGCGCGTCTGCCCACGACCCGCAGGCCCATGATCACCGCCCCTGCGGTGCAGCCCGAGACGGCCCAGCAGCCCGCGAGGTAGAGCACCGCGACACCGAACGTCACCGTGCTGGAGAACAGCACGCCGACCGCGGGGAAGCGAAACGCCGAGGGGTTCAGCGCTAGCGACGTGAGCACCAGCCCGACGTAGAGCATGCCGATGACAACCAACACCACGGCGAGGTCCACGACAGCTGCCACACCGCGGCTGACGATGCCGGCCCGGCGCGGTTCGTCATCGGGCCCGGGCGCGAAGCCGGTCAACGGGAACCCCTGTCGCGACCCAGGATTCGATCGACAATGCCAGCCACGGCGTCGTCGGCCCGCTCGCCCCCGCTGCGCACGTCGGACATGACATCCGCGGTCACGGTGCTGGTGGACTCCCGGATGATCGCCGGGAGGTCGATGCCCGCGACGACCTCGTCGGCCAACCCGATGAGATCGACGCGCTTGCGCACGAGTGCATTGATGTCGAACTCGTCGAGCACGAGTTCCACCAATTCGACGGCCACGGCGGCAATGGTGGCCTTCAGCGGTTCCAAGCCGTTCGCCACGACTTCCTCGCCTCGCCGCTCCAGAGCAGAGCGAGCATCGGCCAGCCGCGCTCCCACGAACGGCAGCCGCTCACACGCGCGGTAGGTCTCGGCTGCGACGCCCAGTGCTGTTATCGCGGTGCCGACGGCGACATTCGTCAGTGGGTGCTTGGCAATACCCGACAGGTCAGTCACGCGACTGCTTGGCTGGTGCCTTCTTGGCGGCGGCCTTCTTCGCGGGTGCCTTCTTGGCGGCGGCCTTCTTCGCCGGTGCCTTCTTGGCTGGTGCCTTCTTGGCCTCGCCATCGCCATCGGACTTCGATGCACCCTTGCGAGCCTTGACGCTGGCCTCCAACTTGGCGAGCAGGTCCGAGACGTCGTCGGTCTCGTCGAGGTTGGCGGGCTCCTGCTCCTCGGTCGCGAACGCCTCTCCGCCTTCGAGTTTGGCCTGCACCAGTTCGTGGAGCTGTTCCTGGTAGTCGTCGCGGAACTGGTCGGGGTGGAAGTCGGCGGTCATCGACTCGACCACCTGGCCGGCCATCTTCAACTCGGAGGGCTTGACTTCGACCTTCTGATCGAGGATCGGGAAGTCGGGGTCGCGGATCTCATCGGGCCACAGCAGCGTGTGGATCACCATGACGTCGCGCTTGCTGAAGTCCTTGACCCGCAACGCCGCCAGCCGCGTCTTGTTGCGCAACGCGAAGTGCACGATCGCCACCCGGTCGGTCTCGGCGAGCGTCTTGGCCAGCAGCACGTAGGCCTTCGACGACTTCGAGTCGGGTTCCAGGAAATAGCTCTTGTCATACATCAGCGGGTCGAGCTGATCGGCGGGAATGAACTCGACGACCTCGATCTCGCGGCTGCGCTCCTCGGGCAGCGTCGCGATGTCGTCATCGGTGATGATGACGGTCTGACCGTCGTCGGAGT from Mycolicibacterium sp. YH-1 harbors:
- a CDS encoding Ku protein — translated: MRSIWKGSVAFGLVNVPVKVYSATEDHDIKFHQVHEKDNGRIRYKRVCEVCGEVVEYRDIARAYDSDDGQTVIITDDDIATLPEERSREIEVVEFIPADQLDPLMYDKSYFLEPDSKSSKAYVLLAKTLAETDRVAIVHFALRNKTRLAALRVKDFSKRDVMVIHTLLWPDEIRDPDFPILDQKVEVKPSELKMAGQVVESMTADFHPDQFRDDYQEQLHELVQAKLEGGEAFATEEQEPANLDETDDVSDLLAKLEASVKARKGASKSDGDGEAKKAPAKKAPAKKAAAKKAPAKKAAAKKAPAKQSRD
- a CDS encoding diacylglycerol kinase, whose protein sequence is MPIKVAAIGTGNVGQHALTQLINDPRFELTAVWVSSDSKKGKDAGELAGLDIETGIIATTDLDDVLATEPDCAVYTAMADNRLVEALEDYRRILAAGVNLVGSSAVFLQYPWQTLPENMIAPIADAAASGQASLFIGGIDPGFANDLLPMALAGTCQSIEQIRCMEIINYDTYDSATVMFDVMGFGRPLDETPMLLQPGVLSLAWGSVVRQLAAGLGIELDEVTETHTRTPAPEDFDIASGHIAKGTAAALRFEVRGMKDGKAAVVLEHVTRLRDDLHPEWPQPAQEGGSYRIEITGEPSYALDLCLSSRKGDHNHAGLVATAARVVNAIPEVVAAPPGIRTTLDLPLVTGRGLYAPN
- a CDS encoding RDD family protein translates to MTGFAPGPDDEPRRAGIVSRGVAAVVDLAVVLVVIGMLYVGLVLTSLALNPSAFRFPAVGVLFSSTVTFGVAVLYLAGCWAVSGCTAGAVIMGLRVVGRRAERMSVVSALLRAIACVVLPIGLAWVAVDSRRRSIQDLAFGTRVVYVTRAAE
- a CDS encoding SDR family oxidoreductase yields the protein MILDRFKLDDQVAVVTGAGRGLGAAMALAFAEAGADVVIAARTQSQLDEVAEQIRGVGRKAHVVVADLAHPEDTARLAAAAVEAFGKLDIVVNNVGGTMPNALLNTSTKDLRDAFTFNVATAHALTTAAVPLMLEHSGGGSIINITSTMGRTAGRGFAAYGTAKAALAHYTRLSALDLAPRIRVNAIAPGSILTSALDVVASNDSLREPMEKATPMRRLGDPVDIAAAAVYLASPAGSYLTGKTLEVDGGLTFPNLDLPIPDL
- a CDS encoding poly-gamma-glutamate hydrolase family protein, which codes for MQPYFAYGSNLNVAQMAQRCPDALNPLPATLADHDWLINERGVATVEPVDGAEVHGVLWQVSDSDLDVLDSAEGVPVRYRRDKLVVHTEHGPRHAWVYIDHRVEPGAPRPGYLERVIDGARHHGLPQRWVDFLHRWDPKHWPRALAPTEKPGPQSLSELLADPHVEESSTLRSGFGFLAIHGGGLEQMTDVIAERAAEAAGASVYAVRHPDNYPYHLSSASYAAAESDRLAEFLDHVEFAVSLHGYGRIGRSTHLLAGGRNRALAAHLADTVALPGYQVITDLDSIPRELRGMHPDNPVNKPRGGGTQLELTPRVRGTSPRSGPVGEDGLTRATSLLVDGLVTAARTWRPV
- a CDS encoding Nramp family divalent metal transporter — translated: MLLLGPAFVAAIAYVDPGNVAANVSAGAQFGFLLVWVILVANVMAGLVQYLSAKLGLVTGRSLPEAVADHSRTRTRIAYWLQAEFVAMATDLAEVVGGAIALYLLFDLPLLIGGVITGAVSLLLLAVQDRRGQRMFERVITGLLLVIAIGFLTSLFVAPPSPADVAGGLLPRFDGPESILLATAMLGATVMPHAVYLHSGLARDRHGHPEAGAPRRRLLRITRYDVGLAMLVAGAVNLAMLLVAATNLQGMENTDSIEGAHAAVQNTLGHTVALFFAIGLLASGLASTSVGAYAGAMIMQGLLRRSYPLLLRRLVTLIPALVILAIGVDPSRALVLSQVVLSFGIPFALIPLVRLTSNRVLMGADVNHRVTTALGWLVAGVITVLNVVLIYLTVTG